One stretch of Sphingomonas rosea DNA includes these proteins:
- a CDS encoding DUF4349 domain-containing protein: protein MRRIIVAAFAAVLLASCGQQGEQSSSGSSDSLTAASPGVAWAFTYDYLLGNDRIEAVQEKHAARCEQLGPDRCRITGLRYSVGDNDEISGMLQVRLQPAIARQFGKAALEDVRGADGKLVRSEFTGEDVGTGVTNARTAGQEIDSREAELRRRIEAAPANSPEKAELLRQLDTMLTSAAEQKDVVRAGEQRLSFTPVTINYYGEGGIPGFRQNPLKESFRLLVSSFVTMVSFVLQGLAVVLPWLLLLGLFVLLWRSRPGRALRRWWDGQSAPASYRSGGEDPQV, encoded by the coding sequence ATGCGTCGCATCATCGTGGCGGCATTCGCCGCCGTTCTGCTCGCCTCCTGCGGACAGCAGGGCGAACAATCGTCATCCGGATCCTCCGACAGCCTCACCGCTGCCTCACCGGGCGTCGCCTGGGCGTTCACCTACGATTATCTCCTCGGCAACGATCGGATCGAAGCTGTCCAGGAGAAGCATGCCGCACGCTGCGAGCAGCTCGGTCCCGACCGCTGCCGGATCACCGGCCTTCGCTACAGCGTCGGCGACAATGACGAGATCAGCGGTATGCTTCAGGTCCGCCTCCAGCCGGCCATCGCACGCCAGTTCGGCAAGGCGGCGCTGGAGGACGTGCGCGGCGCCGACGGCAAGCTCGTCCGCAGCGAGTTCACCGGCGAGGACGTCGGAACCGGGGTCACCAACGCCCGCACCGCCGGGCAGGAGATCGACAGCCGCGAGGCCGAGCTTCGCCGGCGGATCGAGGCCGCGCCCGCGAACAGCCCCGAAAAGGCCGAGCTGCTCCGCCAGCTCGACACCATGCTGACCTCGGCCGCCGAGCAGAAGGACGTGGTCCGCGCGGGCGAGCAGCGCCTCTCCTTCACGCCCGTTACCATCAACTATTATGGCGAAGGCGGAATCCCTGGTTTCCGCCAGAACCCGCTCAAGGAAAGCTTCCGGCTGCTGGTGTCGAGCTTCGTGACCATGGTCAGCTTCGTCCTCCAGGGCCTTGCCGTCGTGCTGCCGTGGCTGCTGCTTCTCGGCCTCTTCGTGCTGCTCTGGCGGTCGCGCCCGGGCCGCGCGCTGCGGCGCTGGTGGGACGGCCAATCCGCACCGGCGAGCTATCGCAGCGGCGGGGAGGACCCGCAGGTCTGA
- a CDS encoding bifunctional chorismate mutase/prephenate dehydratase, with translation MTIQLSPTVTPIAHGVDLLRADIDRIDDQILALLEQRYPLVQRLAGAKNVTGERRLALRPARERGIVERLAARAVGVPEADIRQIWRSIFALSARHQRPYRVILWGPEEARLTLTALAATRHGAAVPVEWADSAEEAWRAAAGGDAILMLPEGAAPADAHGLDLIERHATDRADHPWVLELGRLAEAEAEPGAWIAPTTGVVAYLGGHGSYSEEACLRVAPALRLLPLGDFADVLRAVREGSADLALVPVENSLVGPIEGVRDLLGHPELRVVGEEEVAVRLHLLGVEGASLETVRKVASHPAALGQCADWLGQRSWKEMPVASTAEAARAVAVGGDVTRAAIGSEAAAIWHGLTILARDLQGSDRNVTRFAIVERRREFA, from the coding sequence ATGACCATCCAGCTTTCACCGACCGTCACCCCCATCGCGCACGGGGTCGATCTCCTGCGCGCCGACATCGACCGGATCGACGACCAGATCCTGGCGCTGCTCGAACAGCGCTATCCGCTCGTCCAGCGGCTGGCGGGCGCGAAGAACGTCACCGGCGAGCGCAGGCTCGCGCTCCGGCCGGCGCGCGAACGCGGGATCGTCGAGCGGCTGGCCGCCCGCGCGGTGGGCGTGCCCGAGGCCGACATCCGGCAGATCTGGCGCTCGATCTTCGCGCTCTCCGCGCGGCACCAGCGGCCCTATCGCGTGATCCTGTGGGGCCCGGAGGAGGCTCGCCTCACCCTCACCGCGCTGGCCGCGACCCGCCACGGGGCGGCGGTGCCGGTCGAATGGGCGGACAGCGCCGAGGAGGCATGGCGCGCCGCGGCCGGGGGTGACGCGATCCTGATGCTCCCCGAGGGCGCCGCGCCGGCGGACGCGCACGGGCTCGACCTCATCGAACGGCATGCGACCGACCGCGCGGACCATCCGTGGGTGCTCGAGCTGGGGCGGCTGGCCGAAGCCGAAGCCGAGCCGGGCGCGTGGATCGCGCCGACGACGGGCGTGGTCGCCTATCTCGGCGGGCATGGGAGTTACTCGGAAGAGGCATGCCTGCGGGTCGCGCCGGCGCTGCGCCTGCTTCCGCTCGGCGATTTCGCGGACGTGCTCCGCGCGGTGCGCGAAGGGTCGGCGGACCTGGCGCTGGTGCCGGTCGAGAACAGCCTCGTCGGGCCGATCGAGGGGGTGCGGGACCTGCTTGGCCATCCCGAGCTTCGGGTCGTCGGCGAGGAGGAGGTTGCGGTGCGGCTGCACCTTCTGGGGGTCGAGGGCGCATCGCTCGAGACGGTGCGCAAAGTGGCGAGCCATCCGGCGGCGCTCGGGCAGTGCGCGGACTGGCTTGGCCAGCGCTCGTGGAAAGAAATGCCGGTGGCGAGCACGGCCGAGGCGGCGCGGGCGGTGGCGGTCGGCGGGGATGTCACGCGCGCCGCGATCGGGTCCGAGGCGGCGGCGATCTGGCACGGGCTGACGATCCTCGCCCGCGACCTTCAGGGAAGCGACCGGAACGTCACCCGCTTCGCCATCGTCGAGCGGCGGCGCGAATTCGCCTGA
- the thiL gene encoding thiamine-phosphate kinase — protein sequence MSGEAAILDRLRRLASHPAARGLADDVAVLGDLVLTHDTIVEGVHYLPHDPPESVGWKLAAVNLSDLAAKGAEPAGALLSLAMTGNGEWEERFLRGLDEACRAFALPLLGGDTVALPAGAPRVLGLTAIGRATVPPPSRGGGRAGDALWLVGTLGDAAAGLSLLEADPAAAGPLVEAYRRPQPLLEAGRALAPHATAMMDVSDGLLLDAHRLAQASGCGLSIDLSAIPLSPAFAAARGTDRAARLFAATAGDDYALLAALPPGVEPLTLLQGNPVRIARVGELTKNGVFQLADDLGPVPLPGRLGYEHHPS from the coding sequence CTGAGCGGCGAAGCGGCCATCCTCGACCGGCTGCGCCGACTCGCCAGCCATCCCGCCGCGCGCGGCCTCGCCGACGACGTCGCGGTCCTCGGTGACCTCGTCCTCACCCACGACACCATCGTCGAGGGCGTCCACTATCTGCCCCACGACCCGCCCGAGAGCGTCGGCTGGAAGCTCGCCGCGGTGAACCTTTCCGACCTCGCCGCCAAGGGCGCCGAGCCGGCCGGCGCGCTGCTGTCCCTCGCCATGACCGGCAATGGCGAATGGGAAGAGCGCTTCTTGCGCGGTCTCGACGAAGCCTGCCGCGCCTTCGCCCTGCCGCTGCTGGGCGGCGACACCGTCGCGCTGCCCGCGGGCGCCCCGCGCGTCCTCGGCCTCACCGCCATCGGCCGTGCGACCGTCCCGCCACCGAGCCGCGGCGGCGGGCGGGCAGGGGACGCGCTCTGGCTGGTCGGAACCCTCGGCGACGCCGCCGCCGGCCTTTCCCTCCTCGAGGCCGATCCCGCCGCCGCCGGCCCGCTGGTCGAGGCCTATCGCCGCCCGCAGCCGCTCCTCGAAGCCGGCCGCGCGCTCGCCCCCCACGCCACCGCGATGATGGACGTGTCGGACGGCCTCCTCCTCGACGCCCACCGCCTCGCCCAAGCGAGCGGCTGCGGCCTGTCGATCGACCTTTCCGCAATCCCCTTGTCGCCCGCCTTCGCCGCCGCCCGGGGCACCGACCGCGCCGCGCGCCTGTTCGCCGCGACGGCAGGCGACGACTATGCCCTCCTCGCCGCGCTGCCGCCCGGCGTCGAACCCTTAACGCTTCTTCAAGGAAACCCCGTCAGGATCGCCCGCGTCGGCGAGCTGACGAAGAACGGGGTCTTCCAGCTCGCCGACGACCTCGGCCCCGTGCCGCTTCCAGGACGCCTCGGCTATGAGCATCATCCATCCTGA
- the ppk2 gene encoding polyphosphate kinase 2, whose amino-acid sequence MDRLKRKEYEALAEPLQIELVAMARWVAATGQRVLVIFEGRDTAGKGGAIKAVAENLNPRQCRIVALPKPTEQEAGQWYFQRYVAHLPGKGEIALFDRSWYNRAGVEKVMGFATEAQVEAFLEAVPKFEKMLVADGILLFKYWLTCDQAEQEQRFAERQTDPLKQWKLSPIDEAARQKYAEYTEAREAMLKASHTKSAPWTLVDFNDQRRGRLTLIRDLLDRLPDTRIAEKPAAMAPLGHDPLEEKFGKLKPIKLR is encoded by the coding sequence ATGGATCGTCTGAAGCGCAAGGAATATGAGGCGCTCGCCGAGCCGCTGCAGATCGAGCTGGTGGCGATGGCGCGGTGGGTGGCGGCGACCGGGCAGCGGGTCCTCGTCATCTTCGAGGGCCGCGACACCGCGGGCAAGGGCGGGGCGATCAAGGCGGTCGCCGAGAACCTCAATCCCAGGCAGTGCCGGATCGTCGCCTTGCCCAAGCCGACCGAGCAGGAAGCCGGGCAATGGTATTTCCAGCGCTATGTCGCGCACCTGCCGGGCAAGGGCGAGATCGCGCTGTTCGACCGCAGCTGGTACAATCGCGCGGGCGTCGAAAAGGTGATGGGCTTCGCGACCGAGGCCCAGGTCGAGGCCTTCCTCGAGGCGGTGCCGAAGTTCGAGAAGATGCTCGTGGCTGACGGCATCCTCCTCTTCAAATACTGGCTGACCTGCGACCAGGCCGAGCAGGAGCAGCGCTTCGCCGAGCGCCAGACCGATCCCTTGAAGCAGTGGAAACTGTCGCCGATCGACGAGGCCGCGCGGCAGAAATATGCCGAGTACACCGAAGCGCGCGAGGCGATGCTCAAGGCGTCGCACACCAAGTCGGCGCCGTGGACCCTGGTCGATTTCAACGACCAGCGGCGCGGCCGGCTGACGCTGATCCGCGACCTGCTCGACCGACTGCCGGATACGAGGATCGCGGAGAAGCCGGCGGCGATGGCCCCGCTCGGGCATGACCCGCTCGAGGAGAAGTTCGGGAAGTTGAAGCCGATCAAGCTTCGCTGA
- a CDS encoding sodium-translocating pyrophosphatase, whose translation MTLVLIAIGCGLLAVLYGIVTSGQVLRAPAGDQKMVDIASAIQEGAQAYLGRQYSAIGIVGVVVAVIIFFTLGGLSTAAFLIGAILSGAAGYVGMNISVRANVRTAEAARTSLQGGLTMAFRSGAITGMLVAGLGLLSIAGLYWYLTGPGGLNLTVEDDRHTITQALTALAFGASLISIFARLGGGIFTKAADVGADLVGKVEAGIPEDDPRNPAVIADNVGDNVGDCAGMAADLFETYVVTIGLTMVSIALLLPNSALLPQLMVLPLLVGGVCIITSIIGTYMVRLGASGSIMGALYKGFWTTAILSAPAIYFATNYALGDMSTAFGGGVTGTDAAASVADAITGMDLFWCMLIGLVLTGLLVWITEYYTGTNYRPVKSIAKASETGHGTNVIQGLAISLESTALPTLVIVVAVVATFQIAGIIGVAFAATSLLALAGMVVALDAYGPVTDNAGGIAEMAGLPDDVRARTDALDAVGNTTKAVTKGYAIGSAALAALVLFGAYTTDLSRYFPNLTVDFTLSNPFVIVGLLLGALLPYLFGAFGMTAVGRAAGSVVEDVREQFRSNPGIMAGTSRPNYARTVDIVTRAAIKEMIVPSLLPVLSPVAVYFIVAAVAGQAQGFAALGAMLLGVIVSGLFVAISMTSGGGAWDNAKKYIEDGNHGGKGSEAHKAAVTGDTVGDPYKDTAGPAVNPMIKITNIVALLLLAALAAG comes from the coding sequence ATGACACTTGTGCTCATTGCCATCGGCTGCGGGCTGCTGGCAGTTCTCTACGGTATCGTGACCAGCGGCCAGGTGCTTCGCGCCCCGGCCGGGGACCAGAAGATGGTCGACATCGCCAGCGCCATCCAGGAGGGCGCGCAGGCCTATCTCGGCCGCCAGTACAGCGCCATCGGCATCGTCGGTGTCGTCGTCGCCGTCATCATCTTCTTCACCCTCGGCGGGCTCAGCACCGCCGCCTTCCTCATCGGCGCCATCCTTTCGGGCGCGGCCGGCTATGTCGGCATGAACATCTCGGTCCGGGCCAATGTCCGCACCGCGGAGGCCGCGCGCACCTCGCTCCAGGGCGGCCTCACCATGGCCTTCCGTTCGGGCGCCATCACCGGCATGCTCGTTGCGGGTCTCGGCCTGCTCTCGATCGCCGGCCTCTACTGGTACCTGACCGGTCCCGGCGGCCTCAACCTCACGGTCGAGGACGATCGCCACACGATCACGCAGGCGCTCACCGCGCTCGCCTTCGGTGCCAGCCTCATCTCGATCTTCGCGCGTCTGGGCGGCGGCATCTTCACCAAGGCCGCCGACGTCGGCGCCGACCTCGTCGGCAAGGTCGAGGCGGGAATCCCCGAGGACGACCCTCGCAACCCGGCGGTGATCGCCGACAACGTGGGCGACAATGTCGGCGACTGCGCCGGCATGGCCGCCGACCTGTTCGAGACCTACGTCGTGACCATCGGCCTCACCATGGTCTCGATCGCGCTCCTGCTTCCGAACTCGGCGCTCCTGCCGCAACTGATGGTCCTGCCGCTGCTCGTCGGCGGCGTCTGCATCATCACCTCGATCATCGGCACCTACATGGTCCGCCTCGGCGCCTCGGGCTCGATCATGGGCGCGCTCTACAAGGGCTTCTGGACCACCGCGATCCTCTCGGCGCCGGCGATCTACTTCGCCACCAACTATGCGCTGGGCGACATGAGCACGGCCTTCGGCGGCGGGGTCACCGGCACCGATGCGGCGGCGAGTGTCGCCGACGCGATCACCGGCATGGACCTCTTCTGGTGCATGCTGATCGGGCTGGTGCTGACCGGCCTCCTCGTCTGGATCACCGAATATTACACCGGCACCAACTATCGCCCGGTGAAATCCATCGCCAAGGCCTCGGAGACGGGCCACGGCACCAATGTCATCCAGGGCCTCGCGATCAGCCTTGAATCGACCGCGCTGCCGACGCTCGTGATCGTCGTCGCCGTGGTCGCGACCTTCCAGATCGCGGGCATCATCGGGGTCGCCTTCGCCGCCACCAGCCTGCTCGCGCTCGCCGGCATGGTGGTCGCGCTCGACGCCTACGGCCCGGTCACCGACAATGCCGGCGGCATCGCCGAAATGGCCGGTCTCCCTGACGACGTCCGCGCCCGCACCGATGCGCTGGATGCGGTCGGCAACACCACCAAGGCGGTGACCAAGGGCTACGCCATCGGCTCCGCCGCGCTGGCCGCGCTGGTGCTGTTCGGCGCCTACACCACCGACCTGTCGCGCTACTTCCCGAACCTCACCGTCGACTTCACGCTTTCCAATCCGTTCGTGATCGTCGGCCTGCTGCTGGGCGCGCTCCTGCCCTATCTGTTCGGCGCCTTCGGCATGACCGCGGTCGGCCGCGCGGCGGGCAGCGTGGTCGAGGACGTCCGCGAGCAGTTCCGCTCCAATCCGGGCATCATGGCGGGCACCAGCCGCCCCAACTATGCCCGCACGGTCGACATCGTCACCCGCGCCGCGATCAAGGAGATGATCGTGCCCAGCCTGCTGCCGGTGCTCTCGCCGGTCGCGGTCTACTTCATCGTGGCCGCGGTCGCCGGTCAGGCCCAGGGCTTTGCGGCGCTTGGCGCCATGCTGCTCGGCGTGATCGTCTCGGGCCTGTTCGTCGCCATCTCGATGACCAGCGGCGGCGGCGCGTGGGACAATGCAAAGAAGTATATCGAAGACGGCAATCACGGCGGCAAGGGCTCGGAAGCCCACAAGGCCGCGGTGACCGGCGACACCGTCGGCGATCCCTACAAGGACACCGCCGGCCCGGCCGTCAATCCGATGATCAAGATCACCAACATCGTCGCGCTGCTGCTCCTCGCGGCCCTCGCGGCGGGCTGA
- a CDS encoding alpha/beta hydrolase: MTDVTFTEHSLSTGVTLNVATAGPEDGPAIVLLHGFPESHRTWRGLVPLLADRYRLIMPDQRGFAGSDAPQDPADYVTDRIVADLFALVDSLGLDDFTLVGHDWGGAVSWAAALRGDPRLKRLVIVNAPHPLVFQRSLFEDADQRAASQYITAFRAPGFEQFPATIGWEAFFDKSFQGHVDLAAIPAHEKAEYLAEWSRPGIFNAMLNWYRGAPIVVPPPGADLPLPDYLHRPFPSVTVPTLVVWGMRDKALLPLQLDGLDALIDDLTLVRVEDAGHFLPWEKPQAVAGPLRTFLEAHTGA, from the coding sequence ATGACCGACGTCACCTTCACCGAGCATTCGCTGTCGACCGGCGTCACCTTGAATGTCGCCACCGCCGGCCCCGAGGACGGCCCCGCGATCGTCCTTCTTCACGGCTTTCCCGAATCGCATCGCACCTGGCGCGGGCTCGTGCCGTTGCTCGCCGACCGTTATCGCCTGATCATGCCCGACCAGCGCGGGTTCGCGGGCTCGGACGCGCCGCAGGACCCCGCCGACTATGTGACCGACCGGATCGTCGCCGACCTGTTCGCGCTGGTCGACTCGCTCGGCCTCGATGACTTCACGCTTGTCGGCCACGACTGGGGCGGGGCGGTGAGCTGGGCCGCGGCATTGCGTGGCGACCCGCGCCTCAAGCGCCTCGTCATCGTCAACGCGCCGCACCCGCTCGTCTTCCAGCGGAGCCTGTTCGAGGACGCCGACCAGCGCGCCGCCAGCCAGTATATCACCGCCTTCCGCGCCCCCGGCTTCGAGCAGTTTCCCGCGACGATCGGCTGGGAGGCCTTCTTCGACAAGAGCTTCCAGGGCCATGTCGACCTTGCCGCCATACCGGCGCACGAAAAGGCGGAATATCTCGCCGAATGGTCGCGGCCCGGCATCTTCAACGCGATGCTCAACTGGTATCGCGGCGCTCCGATCGTCGTGCCCCCGCCGGGGGCCGACCTGCCGCTCCCCGACTACCTCCATCGCCCCTTCCCGAGCGTGACGGTCCCGACCCTGGTCGTCTGGGGGATGCGCGACAAGGCGCTGCTTCCGCTCCAGCTCGACGGCCTCGACGCGCTCATCGACGACCTCACCCTCGTGCGGGTCGAGGATGCCGGTCACTTCCTCCCGTGGGAGAAGCCGCAAGCCGTCGCCGGGCCCCTGCGGACTTTCCTCGAAGCCCATACGGGGGCATAG
- a CDS encoding pirin family protein, translating into MTNDDPRLLSLAPVTHDLGGFKVHRTLPHKQRTMVGPFIFFDQMGPARLGVDEGLDVRPHPHINLATVTYLFEGAIDHRDSVGSVQRIEPGAVNLMTAGKGISHSERSPADERAAGPRLDGIQTWLALPQAKEELDPGFEHTPASAMPWIEGEGARINLIMGEAFGAVSPVTQHHPTIYAAIHLAPGAALELDREADERALYLLDGDANVDGFDLEQMHLVLLRPGTKPVLRSARGARLMLAGGAPMDGERHVWWNFVSSRRDRIQEAKRAWKAGEFALPPQDDHEWIPLPEVPLTVSYP; encoded by the coding sequence ATGACCAACGACGACCCCCGCCTGCTGAGCCTCGCCCCGGTCACCCACGACCTCGGCGGCTTCAAGGTCCACCGCACCCTTCCGCACAAGCAGCGGACCATGGTCGGCCCCTTCATCTTCTTCGACCAGATGGGCCCCGCGCGGCTCGGCGTCGACGAGGGCCTCGACGTCCGCCCGCACCCGCACATCAACCTCGCCACCGTCACCTATCTGTTCGAGGGCGCGATCGACCACCGCGACAGCGTCGGCTCGGTCCAGCGCATCGAGCCGGGCGCGGTCAACCTCATGACCGCCGGCAAGGGCATCAGCCATTCGGAGCGCTCGCCCGCCGACGAGCGCGCGGCCGGTCCCAGGCTCGACGGCATCCAGACCTGGCTCGCGCTCCCGCAAGCCAAGGAAGAACTCGACCCCGGCTTCGAGCACACCCCGGCCAGCGCCATGCCGTGGATCGAGGGCGAGGGCGCCAGGATCAACCTCATCATGGGTGAGGCATTCGGCGCGGTCTCGCCCGTCACGCAGCACCACCCGACCATCTACGCCGCCATCCACCTCGCCCCCGGCGCGGCGCTCGAGCTCGACCGCGAGGCCGACGAGCGCGCGCTCTATCTCCTCGACGGCGATGCCAACGTCGACGGCTTCGACCTCGAGCAGATGCACCTCGTCCTGCTCCGCCCGGGCACGAAGCCCGTCCTCCGCTCGGCGCGCGGCGCCCGCCTGATGCTCGCCGGCGGCGCCCCGATGGACGGCGAACGGCACGTCTGGTGGAATTTTGTCTCCAGCCGCCGCGACCGCATCCAGGAAGCCAAGCGCGCGTGGAAGGCCGGCGAGTTCGCTTTGCCCCCGCAAGACGACCACGAATGGATTCCGCTGCCGGAAGTGCCGCTGACGGTCAGCTATCCGTGA
- the nusB gene encoding transcription antitermination factor NusB: MAPPKKSRARSAARLNAVQALYQQEMEGTPTPLLLHEFHQHRFGATIDESTLIDAEMDFFDDIVRGVTARSEEIDRTITERLAEGWKLERLDRAMRAILRAGTYELLARPDVTVGTVIDEYLDVAHAFFEEKDVKFVNGLLDKVAKDVRR, translated from the coding sequence ATGGCTCCCCCGAAGAAATCCCGCGCCCGCTCCGCCGCGCGCCTCAACGCCGTCCAGGCGCTCTACCAGCAGGAGATGGAGGGCACGCCGACCCCGCTGCTGCTCCACGAGTTCCACCAGCACCGCTTCGGCGCGACGATCGACGAATCCACGCTGATCGACGCAGAGATGGACTTCTTCGACGACATTGTCCGCGGCGTCACCGCCCGCTCGGAAGAGATCGACCGCACCATTACCGAGCGCCTCGCCGAGGGCTGGAAGCTCGAGCGCCTCGACCGCGCGATGCGCGCCATCCTGCGCGCCGGCACCTACGAGCTCCTCGCCCGGCCCGACGTCACCGTCGGCACGGTGATCGACGAATATCTCGACGTCGCCCACGCCTTCTTCGAGGAAAAGGACGTCAAGTTCGTCAACGGCCTGCTCGACAAGGTCGCCAAGGACGTCCGCCGCTGA
- a CDS encoding aspartyl protease family protein has protein sequence MERREFLGLAAMAGLGFAIPVRGSAATPRVLVSPIMLAQRRLVTLVAINGAEPAPFAIDTGGSVSFINTDYARALRLDDRGLARMRGVGGIADLPVYLAKNVIIGAGLRQEQVAFTGVSSFNGEIRGTLAAGVLTAMDSDLDIEKGEWRLYPDGRPSREGFVRMANGIVGIGLRQSARLYADATVNGRKLRFLVDTGAPSGLSLHLATARALGLWDDSRPYSPLRNYGIAGETGLARVVRTDMLEFGGRRFERPLVLLRQDGVNKSEDGVIGLELIRRFNLSTDVRRKELWVKPHPSGEGLSETYGMSGLWLDQKGSEIRIADVGTGSPAKAAGLKAGDRVVGTSFAALVRQLGGRPGDTVRLSVDRGGAAQAVSFVLAEYL, from the coding sequence ATGGAGCGGCGTGAATTCCTTGGCCTGGCGGCGATGGCGGGGCTCGGCTTTGCCATCCCGGTGCGGGGGTCGGCGGCGACCCCGCGCGTGCTGGTCAGCCCGATCATGCTGGCCCAGCGCCGCCTCGTGACCCTGGTCGCCATCAACGGCGCGGAGCCGGCGCCGTTCGCGATCGACACCGGCGGATCGGTCAGCTTCATCAACACCGACTATGCGCGGGCGCTCAGGCTCGACGATCGCGGGCTGGCGAGAATGCGCGGGGTCGGCGGGATCGCCGACCTCCCGGTATATTTGGCCAAGAACGTCATCATCGGCGCCGGCCTCAGGCAGGAGCAGGTCGCGTTTACCGGCGTGAGCAGCTTCAACGGCGAGATCCGCGGCACGCTGGCGGCGGGGGTGCTGACCGCGATGGACAGCGACCTCGACATCGAGAAGGGCGAGTGGCGCCTCTATCCCGACGGCCGCCCGTCGCGCGAAGGGTTCGTCCGGATGGCGAACGGGATCGTCGGAATCGGCCTCAGGCAGTCGGCGCGGCTCTATGCGGACGCAACGGTCAACGGGCGCAAGCTGCGCTTCCTGGTCGACACGGGCGCACCGAGCGGCCTGTCGCTGCACCTCGCCACCGCGCGCGCGCTCGGCCTGTGGGACGATTCCCGCCCTTATTCGCCGCTGAGAAACTACGGGATCGCGGGCGAGACCGGCCTCGCGCGGGTGGTCCGGACGGACATGCTCGAGTTCGGCGGGCGGCGGTTCGAGCGGCCGCTGGTTCTGCTGCGACAGGACGGGGTCAACAAGTCCGAGGACGGGGTGATCGGGCTCGAGCTCATCCGCCGCTTCAACCTGTCGACCGATGTCCGGCGCAAGGAATTGTGGGTCAAGCCGCATCCGTCGGGCGAGGGGCTGTCCGAGACCTATGGCATGTCGGGCCTGTGGCTCGACCAGAAGGGCAGCGAGATCCGGATCGCCGATGTCGGGACCGGGAGCCCGGCGAAGGCGGCGGGCCTCAAGGCCGGCGACCGGGTGGTGGGCACGAGCTTTGCCGCGCTGGTGCGGCAGCTCGGCGGGCGGCCTGGCGACACGGTGCGGCTGTCGGTCGATCGTGGCGGCGCCGCGCAGGCGGTGAGCTTCGTGCTGGCGGAATATCTGTAG
- a CDS encoding excalibur calcium-binding domain-containing protein: MGFKKEFRAQPVKLGPYWRAEERAKRRRQRISFVARTSLLALGIFSVGMLATNWSAVRERLPTFYPSCSWARGAGAAPILRGSPGYRAQLDADGDGIACEAIPQRERLTDS, from the coding sequence ATGGGCTTCAAGAAGGAGTTTCGCGCGCAGCCAGTGAAGCTCGGGCCATATTGGCGGGCCGAGGAGCGAGCAAAACGCCGGCGACAAAGAATCTCCTTTGTCGCGCGAACCAGTCTGCTGGCGCTCGGTATCTTCAGTGTGGGAATGTTGGCGACAAACTGGTCGGCAGTTCGGGAGCGTTTGCCGACCTTTTATCCGTCGTGCTCATGGGCACGAGGTGCGGGTGCGGCGCCTATTCTTCGGGGCTCCCCGGGCTACCGCGCCCAGCTTGATGCCGACGGCGACGGTATCGCTTGCGAGGCCATTCCGCAGCGAGAAAGACTCACGGATAGCTGA